The sequence GCTGCTGGGCAACCACCTGGGCATCTCCTGGGCAGATGTCCGCGAGGGCATCTTCCATGTGATTCATGTGTCCATGCCGTCGCTGGCCATCTTGATGGTGGTGGGCATGCTGATTGGCATCTGGATTGGGGCCGGTACCGTGCCCACCCTGATTTACTACGGTCTGAACATCCTTTCGCCGCAGATTTTCCTGGCTGCCGCCATGATGATCTGTGCCGTGATCTCGGTGTCGCTGGGCACCAGCTGGGGCACGGTGGGCACGGTCGGCCTGGCTCTGGTGGGCATTGGCGCCGGCTTCGGCATTCCGCTGGTGTGGACCGCTGGCGCTGTGGTGTCGGGGGCCTTTTTTGGCGACAAGCTCAGCCCCTTGAGCGACACCACCAACCTGGCCCCGGCCGTGACCGGCATCACCGTGTTCGACCACATCAAGAACATGCTGCCCACCACCATCCCCGCCATGCTGATTGCCCTGGCCATCTACGTGGTGGCCGGCTTCAACATGGTTCAAGGAGAACAGCAGGTGTCGTTCGAATCCATCGAGAACATCACCGGAGCGCTGCAGGCCAACTTCGTGATTTCTCCGCTGACGCTGCTGCCGGTGCTGGTGGTACTGGCGATGGCCCTGCTGAAAAAGCCCCCGCTGCCCTCGCTGTTTCTGGGCGCAGTGGTGGGCGGAATCGTGGCCATGGCCCTACAGGGCGCGGGTTTGCACGACGTGTTCGAGTACGCACAGAATGGCTTTGCCATCGAGTCGGGCAACGCCGAAATTGATTCGCTGCTGAACCGGGGCGGTATTCAGAGCATGATGTGGACCATCTCGCTGATGCTGCTGGCCCTGGGTTTCGGCGGAGCGCTGGAACGTACCGGCGTGCTGGAAAGCATCATCAATTCCATCGTGCGGCGCATAAAGCGCTTTGGGGCTTTGCAGGCCAGCGCGGTGGGCACGGCCTTT is a genomic window of Deinococcus proteolyticus MRP containing:
- the nhaC gene encoding Na+/H+ antiporter NhaC, translating into MTETAPRRLPSLGLALIPVVLTLLILGLQIFYYGDFAPHIPLAIGIALTGLLGNHLGISWADVREGIFHVIHVSMPSLAILMVVGMLIGIWIGAGTVPTLIYYGLNILSPQIFLAAAMMICAVISVSLGTSWGTVGTVGLALVGIGAGFGIPLVWTAGAVVSGAFFGDKLSPLSDTTNLAPAVTGITVFDHIKNMLPTTIPAMLIALAIYVVAGFNMVQGEQQVSFESIENITGALQANFVISPLTLLPVLVVLAMALLKKPPLPSLFLGAVVGGIVAMALQGAGLHDVFEYAQNGFAIESGNAEIDSLLNRGGIQSMMWTISLMLLALGFGGALERTGVLESIINSIVRRIKRFGALQASAVGTAFATNVVAGDPYLSIALPGRMFAPVYRGLGYSTKNLARAVEEGGTLMSPLIPWNAGGAFVITALGLGIMDGRMEDLMYIPLSFACWISPLLSILYGFTGLFSPKATAAEQAQWAEQGEYVKDVELGQPA